Proteins from one Dromiciops gliroides isolate mDroGli1 chromosome 6, mDroGli1.pri, whole genome shotgun sequence genomic window:
- the LOC122731874 gene encoding LOW QUALITY PROTEIN: olfactory receptor 1094-like (The sequence of the model RefSeq protein was modified relative to this genomic sequence to represent the inferred CDS: inserted 2 bases in 1 codon) produces MSNHTEVTMFVLMGFTKNLELQIILFVLFLAVYLFTVVGNLGLVVLVVVDSRLHTPMYHFLSVLSFLDACYSSVITPKMLVNFLVENKTISFSGCVAQMLISVTFGTTECFLLAAMAYDRYVAICNPLLYTAIMTPRVYVPLIIGSYIGGILHAILHTVATFSLSFCASNLIKHIFCDIPPLLAISCSDTHINELLLFTFVSSIEIFTILIVLVSYGFILVAILRIRSXGRRKVFSTCGSHLTGVSIYHGTILFMYLRPTTSYALGHDMVVSVFYTIVIPMLNPIIYSLRNKDVKEAVKKVLGSNKFTNHL; encoded by the exons atgtctAATCACACAGAAGTTACCATGTTTGTTTTGATGGGCTTCACAAAGAATCTGGAGCTACAAAttatcctttttgttttattcctaGCAGTCTATCTCTTTACAGTGGTGGGGAATCTGGGATTGGTGGTGTTGGTTGTGGTGGATTCCCGGCTCCACACTCCCATGTACCATTTCTTGAGTGTCTTGTCTTTCTTGGATGCCTGCTATTCCTCAGTGATCACACCTAAGATGTTAGTCAATTTTTTGGTAGAGAATaagaccatttccttctctggttgtGTAGCCCAGATGCTTATCTCTGTAACTTTTGGGACTACTGAGTGTTTCCTCTTGGCTGCCATGGCATATGACCGCTATGTAGCAATCTGTAACCCATTGCTATACACAGCCATCATGACTCCACGAGTCTATGTGCCTCTCATCATTGGTTCATACATAGGGGGTATTTTACATGCCATTTTACACACTGTGGCTACATTTAGTTTATCCTTTTGTGCCTCCAATTTGATAAAACACATCTTCTGTGATATCCCTCCACTCCTGGCCATCTCCTGTTCTGACACCCATATCAATGAACTGTTGCTTTTCACCTTTGTGAGCTCAATTGAGATCTTCACCATCCTGATTGTCCTGGTTTCCTATGGCTTCATCCTGGTTGCTATTCTGAGGATCCGTTC AGGGAGAAGGAAAGTCTTCTCCACCTGTGGCTCTCACCTGACAGGTGTTTCCATCTACCATGGCACTATCCTCTTCATGTATCTTAGGCCCACAACCAGTTATGCTTTGGGTCATGACATGGTGGTATCTGTGTTTTATACCATTGTGATACCTATGTTAAACCCCATCATCTATAGCTTGAGGAATAAAGATGTGAAAGAGGCAGTAAAAAAAGTTTTGGGGAGCAACAAGTTCACTAATCACCTTTAA